The window GGTGAGCAGGCGGCGACAACCAGATGTGAATATTCATTCTCCCTGATCTCCCGTTCCAGATATTCTTTGCCTTCGTTGGAGCACAGAAGCTTGAAGCGCTTTACCACAAGCTCCTCATTCTGAAACGCCTCCAGAGAGGGCAAAGTATCTATTATTGCATCGATCTCAATATTATCAGCGATATTGGGACCGCACTCACAGATATAAACACCTATCTTCGCGCTCATTCTTTCACTTTCCCTTTTATTTTATTAAGCGAAAGCGCTCTTCCAACGGCGGCTTCCGCCTGTATAACAGAATTCTGCATATCCTTAGGCCCTTCCGCGCAGCCAACGACAAAAATGCCGGGCCTTGATGTCTCCACGGTGCCTACATTTTCATTTCTTGTAAGAAAAAAACCTTTGCTGTCGAGTTCTATGCCAAGAATCCCGCCAAGCTCTTCCGACTCTTTAGTCGGAACCATCGCGTTTTCTAAAATAACCATATCCACACTCAGTGATTCCGGCGCTCCGTTTCCTTCGGCTAGATTCACCTTAATTTTACCACCACTTTCCTTGATATTTACCTGTTGAGGTGAAGATTGAAAAATAAAGTTTCCACCCTCATCCTTTATCCTCTTATAGAAGTTCTGATATGTCTTTTTCGGCATGCAGAGATCAGAATATATGTTATATACCTTCGCCTCCGGGAGCTTGCTCTTTATAAAATGAGAATACTTAAACGAATCCATGCAGCATATTCCCGAGCAATAACCGAGCTCTTCTCTGCCCACACAGTTTATAATCGCAACCGATTCGGGTGATTTCTCTCCGTCACGAAGCAGCAATTGGCCGGAAGTGGGACCGTTCGAAGCGAAGAGTCTTTCAAACTCCATCGATGTGTAAACACCCGGAAACTTTCCGTAGCCCAGATTTGAAAGTTTGCCGGCGTCGAACAAGTCGAATCCGGTAGCCACAATAATAGCCTTCACATTGACCTGAACTTCGCTGTTTTTTTCCGAAAAATCAATCGCTCCAAAAACGCAAGCCTCCGCGCAGGCATTACATTCCTTTTTACCACTGATATTCAGGCAGTGATCGGGATCGATAGCGGGAACATTCGGAAGTGATCCCTCGCAGGGCACATAAATGGCTTTCTTCTCCGTGAGGTTTTCCTCCCATTCATTCTTCAGCGTAACGGGGCAGGGCTCATAACACATTCCGCAGCCGATACAGTCTGTGAGGCTTACGTATCTTGCCTTTTTATCAATCGTAACATTAAAATCCCCCGCTTCACCCTCAACATCTTTAACCTCACTTAAGGTCATTACATCGATATCGGGATTCTGAAGAATATCCTGCTGAATAGGAGCGATCATACAGGTTGAACACTCAAGATTTGGAAAACTGTCTTCATTCTTGATAGTATTCCCGCCCGTAATGGGAGATTTTTCGACAAGCAATACACTTTTACCCGCCTTCGCGAGGAGCAGGCTCGCCTCCATACCGGCTATTCCGGCTCCTATGATAAGAATTTTATCTTTATCGTTCATTTTATTAACTCTCGTTTTTCAGTCCGTCTTATCTTCTCCCATGACACGCGCTAAATATACGGATTGCCGCTTAAGGGATTAGGACCGATATTTCTGATTTTCTCAGTAAAATCATTGACAACTTCGGCATACCTGTTCCCTTCAGATGCCGATATCCAGGATAACTGAACCCTTTCCGGATCGAGCTTAAGGGTTTTCATTATATCTTTCAGCAGGGCGTACCTTCTCCTGGTATAGTAATTTCCCTTGTCGTAATGGCAGTCCCCCGGATGGCATCCTCCGATCAATATTCCGTCGGCCCCGTTGAAAAATGTCGTCAGAATCATATTAGAATCGATCCTGCTCGAACACATCACTCTGATAACCGTAAAATCAGGAGAAATCTCGAGTTTCGAGGAACCAGCCATGTCCGCGGCGGCGTAAGTGCACCAGTTACACAGATATCCAACTATCTTGGGTGTAAACTTCTCTTTTACATCGGATTTCATTCGATATTCCATTCTAATGGCAATCCATTTGCAACTCAGTTAATTACATGTTAATACTACTCGCTTAACATCATTTCAGACAGATTATCAGCTAAATCTGTATCTGCGCGGAATGTTTACCCTCTCCGTCGGTTGTACACATAAGCAGAGTTTTGCCGGTCTTTTCACACCAGGCCTTTATGTCATCGGGAAAAGATGAGCAATCCGCGACAACTTCCAGTGTATCTCCCTCTGAAAGCTGAGGCAGCATTGTGGCAACCTTCAAAATCGGTTGGGGACATTTCATTCCGAGAGCGTCGAGTTTCTTTACAGCCATTCTATCCTCCTTGTTGTTAATAATGCCTTTTTAACTGAGACGGCCGGAGCCCGCGGGATTCAATCCGCGGCCGAACCGTCACTCACTAACGATTTAAAAAGAAAACGTTAAAGTCGCGTCTTTTGATTCATTTATAAATGTTGTCGCGCCGACAACTTCTGTTCCTTCCGCCAGATCATCTTCCGTAAAGTCATGGACGTCAAATGCCAGTTCACATACCATGAGACGGCCACCAAGAGCGAGCAGACTGTCGAACATATCCTCAAGATCGGGCAATGCCTCTGCCTTCTCATTTAATTCTTTTATGGCTCCCTTCTTCATTGCGGGGGATCCTCCGGGAGTGAAGAAAATAATAACATCATCACCGCTCGCGGCGGCCGATGATCCCAAAATGAAGGGGGGATACACGTTCTTAGGTTCAGAACCATTTACCGTAATAGCAACTTTCGCCATTTTTTCCTACTCCTTTTTTTTTAGATCTATAAAATTCCGCCCATTAACTCACTGCTTCCGGCGGCGGAATCTCAACTAACTGTCCTCTTTCATCTTCAGCCCGTACTCATAACCCTTGTGAAAGGCCTTGATATTTTTATCAATAAATCTCTCGGGAACAAGACTGGGAATGGTCTTTTCCATAGCTTCAAGCGAGACAACTCCAGTTGTTGCCGTTACAAAACCGAGCATAACCACATTCGCGAATATCCGGTTGCCGAACTTCTCGGCAATTCGTGTCGCGGGAATAGCAATAACCCTCTTTTTCGTCTTTGGTTTAACGAGATCCTCATCGATTATGAGCAGGCCGTCATCTTTAACCTCAGGCTCGAACTTATCACAAGCCTCCTGAGACATTACCATAAGATAGTCCGTGCCGACAACGTACGGGTAGAGTATCTTCTCGTCCGATACAACCAGTTGTGAACTGCAGGCCCCTCCCCTGGCTTCAGGTCCGAAAGACTGGCTCATAGTGGAAAACCCGCCGTCATAGATAGAAGCCGCCTTTCCGACAATGATCCCCGATCTTATTATTCCCTGTCCGCCGAATCCCGCGAATCTGATTTCAACCATTTAAACTGACTCTCTGCTAAACATTAAAAATAAAACTATTCTACTTCTATCTTAACAAAATCATCGCCCAGCACTTTACTGTGCTGTTTGTTATATGCTTCAATAAATGAATCTCTTTGGGCGCTGTAGAAATTTCCAACGATTATTTTTTTGCTTTCTTCAATTTGCACGTTAAGAGTATCTTCATCATTTTTAACTTCTGAATGACTGTGGTAAAATTCAAGAAGATCCGGAGTCGATGTAATAACATCAATCAGCGACAGCCCCATTCTCTGTAGACCCGCGGAAATAGAATCTGTCAATTCACCGCCGTGAAGCGCCGTCCATCTGGACACGTTAACACAGCCGCATGACCTCGCCATATGCGGAATATTCAACGGTTTCTCGAACGTTGAATATGGAGAATAGGAGGAAACCGTCGCCGCGTCAACCGGGGCTTTTTCCCCCGCCACCTGCCGGTAGATATAATCATTAACGCAGATTACAACCATATCCATATTTCTTCTGCAGGAATGTACAAGGTGATTCCCGCCTAAAGTAGCTATATCTCCAATTAAAACAACCGGTTTTAATTTTGGGTTTGCGAGCTTCATTCCCGTCGCGTAGGGAATCGCCCTCCCCCTCGATGTGTGAAAGAGATCCGCACCTAAGAAATCCACAACCTCGGGGCTGTAGGCGATATCAGTAACCAGAGATATTTTCTGTCTTTCCACTCCGGCCTTATCTATAGCTTTATCAATTGCTTCTATTATCTTATCCATATTTCTTCCCGTCATTTACTATATTTTTCTTCCAGGCTTTCTCCAAAAACCGAAAGTTCCATACTTGTGGTATATTCACGAAGACCTTTATAACGTTTCTTCTCCGCGGCCGCTTCTTTTATAGCCCGGTATATATCATCAGGATCGTGCACTGAGGCTCCTCCGTGAGGAACCAGAGTAACATTTGTTTTCCCCCTGCTGCATCTATCCACTTCAAAGGCGATCTGGCCGTAATTCACCTCGGCGACAACAAAACCTTTTACACGTTCGGCCAGTTCGGTGATCTTTTCATCCGGAAAAGGCCAGACTGTTATCAGGCGCAGTATGCCGACCTTCAATCCGTCTTTCCTCGCTAGTTCGACAGCTCTATAGGCAACCCTTGAAATTATTCCGTATGAGACGACTATGATATCGGCGTCCTCAAGATTCTCTTCACCGAGTTCGATTATTTCCTCTTTGTTTTTTATTATCTTTTCAACGAGGTATCTATTTGTTGACTTTTTATCTATAACTTCCGCGCTGTCAAGATCGGGAAGTTTCTTTTTATTCAATAAAGGATGTCCATTCTCACCATGAGTCAAACCGGTTATATACATCTTATATCCGTCTCCGGCTTTTGCCATTGGGGGCACAAGTGATTTATCTCTCTTAAAGGGTTTGTAGTTTTCTTTTTTACCCTTGAAAAAGCGCCTGGGTTCTATATCTATCTCCGATGCCTCGGGTATGACGACTTTCTCTGTCATGTGCCCTATACATTCGTCGGCCATAACCATCACAGGCACGCGGTAACGCTCTGCAAGATTGAAAGCCTTTATAGTAAAATCGAACCCCTCCTGAGGAGAATCGGGCGCGAGGGCGATCACTTCATAATCTCCGTTCGAGCCCCACCTGGCCTGCATCATATCGGCCTGCCCCGTGCTGGTAGGAACTCCAGTTGACGGCCCGCCGCGCTGGACATTGATGATCACGAAAGGTGTCTCGGTAGCGGCTCCATGCCCGATATTTTCCATCATAAGAGAAAACCCGGGGCCGGAGGTAATAGTCATCGACTTCTGTCCTCCCCAGGAAGCCCCGAGCACAGAGGCAATCGAGCCAAGTTCATCTTCTATCTGAATAAAGCGGGCCCCTACCTGAGGAGCTTTTCTCGCGAAGGCCTCCGCCGCGGCGGTAGAGGGAGTAATCGGATATCCTCCCAGAAATTTACATCCCGCGGCCAGGGCTCCGTAGGCAATCGCGACATCTCCATCTATATAATACGTTCCAGTAAGTACGTCACGCGGATCTGCTTTCACTCTTCGTCCCCCTCCCCGCCTTTTCCGTGTTCTTCTTTCCAGCTTTTCAGAGACTCGCTGAAAGTCGGTCTCTCTCTGTCTATAAATTTCCCGATAATAATTTCCTCCTGATATCCAATATCGAGGTTCTCTGTCGGCTCCCCGTGCTTGATAACAGAATTATCGTAATAGAATTTCATCATATTCAGTCCGTCGCCAAGTCTGTTGATTCTCGAATAATACATCGCGCAGGGTGCTATTACTTCGACAAAGGAAAATCCGGGTTTATTCAAGGCTTCAATTATTGATTCCTTCATTCTGCGCATGTGCAGAGCCGTCCACCTCGCGACATACACAGCTCCGGCTGCTTCAACTACACGCGGAATATTTACAGGAGCTTCGAAATTTCCGAAAGGTGATGTTGTAGTATAAGCTGGGTTGGGAGTCGTGGGGGCGACCTGGCCTCCGGTCATGGCGTAAATGAAATTATTAACGCATATAACAGTTATATCTATATTTCTTCTCGCGGCATGTATCAGATGGTTCCCTCCGATAGCGGAAAGATCGCCGTCGCCGGATATAACCACTACCTTCAGTTCGGGATTACCGAGTTTTACGCCCGTCGCGTATGCTATCCCTCTCCCGTGGGTTGTATGAAACGAGTCAGTTTTGATATAGCCGGCGGCTCTTCCGGTACATCCGATACCGGAGACGACACAAAGTTCGTCCAGATCGTAATTGAGTTTCTGAACCGCTTCAGCGAACGCGCTTACGGCGTTGCCGATTCCGCATCCCGGGCACCAGATATGGGGAATCCGGTCCATACGGAGTAATTTTTCCATTGGGTGTTTTTCTTTCTTCAGACTCGATTTCATATTATTTTTTCTTCCCCCGCGCTTTCTTGATCGACTTTAGAATATCAGATGATTTACCTAGATCAAACGAACTGTGATGAACAAAAAAGTTCTCCGCTTCACCTCTGCCGCATCTTTCAACTTCAAGGGCAATCTGGCCGTAATTAATCTCGGCAACCACAAAGGCGTCTATATTCTGAGCAAGTTCGTATACCCTCTTTTCAGGAAACGGCCATACCGTGACAAGACGCAGGTGTCCGGCCTTTATACCCTCGTCCCTTGCCTGTTTTACGGCTCTCAGAGCGTCAATCGAAGCCGCGCCGTACGATACCACCACTATATCTGCGTCTTCGGTCCCGCTTTCCTCAACTTCTATTATCTGATCGGTAAACAGCCTTATTTTCTGTACAAGCCGGTGGACATTCCACTCCTGGCAAGTATCAGTCATTACCGGATAACCCCTCTCATCGTGGGTTAATCCAGTAACATGAAATCTTGTTCCCTGACCTACATCAACCATCGGAGGTATCAGGTCTTTTTCATCATACTTAAAGGGCAGATATTTATCCTTCTTACCCTTATAGTACTTTCTATCTTGAATCTCTATATCTTCAGGGTCGGGAATGTTTATCTCTCCCTTCTCTTTTCCGACAGCGGCGTCAGAGAGAATCATAACGGGAGTGCGGAATTTCTCCGAAAGATTAAAAGCCTTTACGGTAAGTTCAAACATCTCCTCGGGAGAATTCGGAGAAAGCGCGATCATTTCATAATCTCCGTGAGATCCCCATCTCGCCTGCATTACATCCCCCCCTCCCGGTGAGCACGGGAGCCCCAGAGAAGTGCCGTCCCGCTGGATATCAACAATTACGCAGGGAGTCTCAAGCATAACACCGAGGCCGATGTGTTCCATCATCTGAGACAGTCCGGGACCCGAAGTTACCGTCATCGATTTCTTCCCCGTCCACGACGCTCCGAGTACAACCGCGAGCGCTGAGATTTCATCCTCCATTTGAACAAAAACAGCATCCCCTTCCAGAGATCTAACAGTAAATCTTTTTATAATATCAAAAGCAGGCCTTATGGGATAATATCCCAGAAATCTACACCCGGCGGATAACGCGCCCTCGGCGCAGGCTTCAAAGCCGCTCAGAGTGTGCTTTCCCCTTAAAACAGATTTGTCTGCCGTCTTCATATATTAATCCTTACTTTCCTCAGTTTTTTTTACCACATAAACAGCAAATTCAGGACACAGCATCTGACAGAATCCGCAGTAGCCGCAGGCATCCGGATTTACTATCTCGGGCGGATGATATCCCTTTTCATTGTAATTATCAGAAAGTTCCAGCACATCATTGGGACAATACTCAACACAGAAACCGCACCCTTTACACCGATCCTCCCTGATAATGATCTCACCTTCGGGCCTGCCCGGTTTATCAATTCCAAATGGTTTATCTCTGTGTCTTACGCTCACAATCACACCTCACATCTAACGCATTGTGCCGAGATACTGCGTTGTCAGCTGTCTCTTTCTAACATCGGGATTGCTGTAGTCAGGCAGAAGCATTGGCGACACCCTGCCCTTTGTGTCAACGCCTTCCCGTTTAAGCTCTTTATGGTATTTATCCACATGCTCAAGTGTTAATTTCGCGTCCTTGTATTTGTTATGAGCGAAGCCGGCCGCGGCTTCGCCGGCAATCCTTCCGAAGACGGTTACATCAAGCAGAGAATTTCCCATGAGCCTGTTTTCTCCATGCACCCCTCCGCTCACTTCACCCCCCGCATATAAACCGGGTAGAGATGTCTCGCACTTGCTGTTAATTTCCAATCCGCCGTTCTGATAGTGCAGGGTCGGATAGACCAGCATGGGATCTTTTGTTATATCAATATCATACCTTTTGAACAAGATCCACTTGCCCGGAAATTCCTTTCTTACGGTTCCTTCTCCTTTGATAATATCTATCATAGGGGAATCAAGCCATACGCCGTACTTGCCGTTGGGAAGGGGTATACCCTTGCCAGCCTCTATACATTCTCTGATTATCGCGGATGCTTCCACGTCCCTCGGTTCCCGCTCATAAACGAACTGTTTCCCTTCGACGTTTACAATATTGGCTCCCGCCCCTCTGAATTTCTCTGTTATCAGCAGCCCCTCTGACTGTTCGGGAAAGACGGCGCCTGTCGGATGATACTGCACAGTGTGGAGAAATTTCAGTGAAACTCCCGCTCTGTATGCCATTATCAGACCATCGGCTGTAGCGCCATAGTGATTGGTAGTCATAAAATTCTGCATATGAAGACGGCCGGAACCCCCGGTAGCCATAATAGTAGCTTTAGCTTTTACGATTATATATTCTTCTGTTTCAAGATTATAAAGCACTGCGCCGGAGCAAATTCCCTTTTTATTAATTATCAGCTCCACGGCCGGAGAAAATTCGAGGACTTTTATATCGTCCGTATGACTTCTGGCTTCATCACGAATCGTGCGCATTATCTCAGCGCCCGTAATATCACCCGCGTAATGCATCCGTTTTCTCGAAGTACCCCCTCCGTGCATCGTCTTTAATCTTCCGTCATCGAATTTGCTGAACATGGCGCCAAGTTTCTCGAGCCACTGAATTACAAGAGGAGCTCCATTTACCAGCTCTTCGACAAGGTCGGGATCATTCGTAAAGTGACCGCCCCCCATAGCGTCAAGGTAGTGGTAATACGGAGAATCTTTCGTGTTCTTTGTCGCTGCCTGAATACCGCCCTCGGCCATCATTGTGTTGGCGTCGCCGTGCCTGAGTTTGGTCGCCAGAATTACCTTTGCCCCATTTTCTCTTGCAGTGAGCGCGGCTGAAGTTCCGGCACCCCCGCCGCCGATAACCAATACATCCGCTTCGTAATCAGGATTGGACAAATCCAGAAGCTCGGTGGAAACACGGCTCTCCGCGTGCAGAAGATCAACTATTTCATTGGATATTTTATACCCTTTGCTCGAACCTACTTTAATTTCCGATCTTCCCTCATCCTTGAAATCAGGATGATACTTCAGAATATCCTCCCTTTCTTTAAGGGATAGGGCCGGAAATTCTTCCCCTTTTTTCTTTCTTTCTACTCTTTCCGGTCTTGTTTTTTCAACCCTCTTAATCAGTTTCTTCAATTCGGGTGTATAAGGCATAATAAAATCTCCATCAGAATCCTCAAAAAATCATTTAGTGACTAAATAGTCTTTATTCTCAGGTTCCCAGTCTTCAGGTCCAAACTGAGGTTCTGTTTCCCTCTCGTTGTATACTTCCTTTAGTTTATCTACATTCATTTTCTTGAGCTTACCAAGTCCTTTTTCGAACTTCTTTTTCTTAATATTCTCAACAGCATCTTTTAAATGTCTGGCGCCGGGGACTATATATCTGCCGTAAAGCCTTCTTGTCAGTATTGCTATATTGTACTGAGCTTCTTCAGCCGGACAGCGCGCCGCGCAAAGCCCGCACATCACACAATCAAAAGAGAGCTCTGCCGCTCCCGCAATATCTCCGCGTATAGCTCTGGATATATATTCCATGACATCGATATCCATCGGGCAGCTGCGCGTGCAGGTTCCACAGCCTACACATTTATAAATTTCAGGGTAAAGAGCGGTTACAGTAGATCCGGTGGGCTCAAGTTTCTCCAGATCGTATTGAGCTCTATTCGCGGGAAAGAAGGGGATTTGCGCTATATACATATTAGGTTCAACGACAGTCTGACACGCGAGGCCTACCTCTATCCGGTAAGAATCCGGAAAGCGATATACCGTGCCGCACGCTCCGCAGATACCCCCCCGGCATCCGCAGCCTCTTACGAGCTGGTATCCGGCGTATTCAAAGGCCTTTTGAATGGTAAGAGTAGCGGGGACGTCATACTTCTTTCCCATTAGAAATATGGGAACCATATCATGTATAGGTTCAGATTGCTTTTTACTCTTATTCTTTGGAGCAGAATCTTTACTCATAACATACTTCCCGTTCTTTAAACTTCTTGTTCCTTTCCAATTAACCGTATTTTATTCAATCATACTAAACTAAACACATTATTTTCTTAATATCGCGGACATCATAGAGAAAATCTGTCTGTCTGTCCGGTTGCGCTTTGGCGCCGCTCCCGAAGGGCAGGCGGCAGCGCAGGCTCCGCAACCCTCACAAAGCACTTCTCTAACAGTTACAACACCTCTTTCTTCATCGAGCTCTCTCGCGTCATAGGGACATACGTTGACACAAATCCCGCATCCGCTGCAAAGTTCTTCTTTAACGGAAACAATCGCCGGGTCGTGCTGAAGCTTCTCTTTGGCAAATAAACTGCCGACCTTGGCCGCCGCGGCTGAAGACTGAGCTACAGTGTCTGGAATATCCTTGGGACCGTGAGCGCACCCCGCGAGGTAAAATCCGGCGTTGATACTCTCGACAGGTTTCAGCTTGGGATGAGCCTCAGCGAGCCAGCCGTCGGCATCCGCTGATATATTCAGTTTTCTGAGAAGCTCCCCCGAACCCTCTTTCTTTTCCATTGCCATTGCCACAACAACCATATCCGCTTCCATTTCGACTTTCTTTCCCGTCAGCGTGTCGACTCCGTGTATAATGATCTTATCCCCCTCTTTATACACCTTGGAAACTTTACCGCGTAAATAAAGCGCTTCCTCCTCTTCAACCGTTCTATGGTAGAATTCCTCGAATCTCTTACCGCCGGTGCGAACATCGATATAAAAAACAGTAGCCTGGCCGTCGGGCACATGATGTTTGTACAGCATGGCGTGTTTTGCTGTATACATGCAGCATATCTTTGAGCAGTACGGTTTATGATTTTCAGGGTCTCTTGATCCGCAGCACTGTATAAAAACAATATTCTTAGGCACTTTTCCGTCAGACGGCCTCAGCACTTTGCCTCCTGTAGGGCCTGACGCTGAAAGTATCCTTTCGAACTCAAGACCGTTTATTACGTCCTCATACTTCTCCCCTCCGAACTCGCCCAGGGCCTTCATTGTGTAAAGGTCATACCCCGTACAGACAGCTATTGCGCCGACCTTCTCCTCTATAATCTCTTCTTTCTGATCGAAGTCTATGGCGTTAACTTCGCAGACATCTTTACAGGCGCTGCACCTGATCGGCCACAGGCCCAGGCAGCTGTCGATATCGAGTGTGTATGTTCCGGGAATAGCCTGAGGAAAAGGAAGATAAATTGCTTTCCTGTGAGAAAGGCCCATATTGAATTCGTCAGGTACAACCTCAGGGCAGACCTCCTCGCAGTCCCCGCACATAGTGCAGGCAACTTCATCCACATAGCGGGGTTTCTTCTTTATCTTTACCGTAAAGTTCCCCACATAACCCGATATAGATTCAACCTCGTGATAGGTCATCAGTTTAATATTCGGATGCCTTGATACTTCGACCATCTTAGGTGTCATTATACACTGTGAGCAGTCCAATGTCGGAAAAGTCTCCGAGAGTTGGATCATATGGCCGCCTATGGAGGGTTCCTTCTCCACCAGTAAGACTTCGTAGCCCTGGTCGGCAATATCAAGAGCTGTCTGAATACCGCTTATTCCAGCTCCTATAACCATTGTACGCCTTGTAACATCAACTTCTATAGGTGCAAGGTCTTCATTGTCTCGAACCTTTTCAACTGCAGATTTAACAATTCTGACAGCTTTCTCTGTTGCCTCTTCTCTGTCAGTGTGGACCCAGCTTACCTGCTCGCGGATATTCGCTATTTCAACCTGAAAAGGGCCTACTCCCGCGCGTTCTGCCGCTTTCTGAAATGTAACCTCGTGAAGTGTGGGAGAACAACAGGCAATAATAACTGAATCCAGCTTCTCCTCTACAGCTTTGTCGACTATAAGCTGCTGCCCCGGATCGGAACACATATATATATAATCAGTTGAGAAAACAACACCCGGGTAGTCTTCCAATTCTTTCGCGACACGCTCGACGTCGACCATCTTAGCGATATTGACTCCACAGTGGCAAACAAAAACGCCTATTCTTTTTTTCTTTCCATTCCTGGTCATTTTTTAACCTCGGATTCATCTATTCCAAGAGCGGTGCGGGGATTGCAATAATGCTGATCAAGTCCAAGAACCTCCTCGTCAACACCCAAAGCCCACGCCAGCAGCTGAGTGAAGAAGAGAACCGGAATTTCAGGCGAATCCGGGAAATTCTCTTTGATCCTATCCTGTCTGGTATCTAAATTATAGTAGCAGAGAGGACAACTTAAGGCTAACATGTCAGCGCCGCTGAGCTTAGCAGAGCGGAGAATATTATAAGAGGCTTCCGACGCCGCGTCGGGCATCGACAGCGACAGATACGACCCGCAGCATTCCTGCTTAAAAGGAAAATCTATAACTTCACAGCCGATATTCTCAAGAAATTCTTCGAATATAGAGGGATCTTCAGGCTCGTCGATTGCCATTTTCCCCTTTGGCCTGAGCAGGCGGCAGCCGTAATAAGGAACAACTTTTATACCGCTTAGGTCCCGCTTGATAAGAGACCGGATTTTCTCGTAGCCGACCCAGTCGCGAATAAATTCCAGCAGATGAAGGACATTTACATCTCCGTTGTACTGCTTGAAATCTGTCGTTTTTTCTCCGCTGTCCCGGTCGATAGAAATATCATCTTTCAGAAAGGCGTTTATCCTCTTGTGCTTGAGGGAATCTGACATAATAGCTTCATTTGCCCGCTTTAAGACATTGAAGCAGAAAGAACATACCGTAAAAACCTTGTCCCCGCCCTCTATCTTCACCTGCCGGAGAATCCGGATGGGAGCGGTAAGACCTATTATCTTTTCTTCGT of the Candidatus Krumholzibacteriota bacterium genome contains:
- a CDS encoding CoB--CoM heterodisulfide reductase iron-sulfur subunit B family protein, coding for MPDKKRKLHYYPGCTLKEKTTHLDVSTYAAMEILGYELIEPKNWTCCGAEFPLNEEKIIGLTAPIRILRQVKIEGGDKVFTVCSFCFNVLKRANEAIMSDSLKHKRINAFLKDDISIDRDSGEKTTDFKQYNGDVNVLHLLEFIRDWVGYEKIRSLIKRDLSGIKVVPYYGCRLLRPKGKMAIDEPEDPSIFEEFLENIGCEVIDFPFKQECCGSYLSLSMPDAASEASYNILRSAKLSGADMLALSCPLCYYNLDTRQDRIKENFPDSPEIPVLFFTQLLAWALGVDEEVLGLDQHYCNPRTALGIDESEVKK
- a CDS encoding FAD-binding protein, which encodes MPYTPELKKLIKRVEKTRPERVERKKKGEEFPALSLKEREDILKYHPDFKDEGRSEIKVGSSKGYKISNEIVDLLHAESRVSTELLDLSNPDYEADVLVIGGGGAGTSAALTARENGAKVILATKLRHGDANTMMAEGGIQAATKNTKDSPYYHYLDAMGGGHFTNDPDLVEELVNGAPLVIQWLEKLGAMFSKFDDGRLKTMHGGGTSRKRMHYAGDITGAEIMRTIRDEARSHTDDIKVLEFSPAVELIINKKGICSGAVLYNLETEEYIIVKAKATIMATGGSGRLHMQNFMTTNHYGATADGLIMAYRAGVSLKFLHTVQYHPTGAVFPEQSEGLLITEKFRGAGANIVNVEGKQFVYEREPRDVEASAIIRECIEAGKGIPLPNGKYGVWLDSPMIDIIKGEGTVRKEFPGKWILFKRYDIDITKDPMLVYPTLHYQNGGLEINSKCETSLPGLYAGGEVSGGVHGENRLMGNSLLDVTVFGRIAGEAAAGFAHNKYKDAKLTLEHVDKYHKELKREGVDTKGRVSPMLLPDYSNPDVRKRQLTTQYLGTMR
- a CDS encoding CoB--CoM heterodisulfide reductase iron-sulfur subunit A family protein; the encoded protein is MTRNGKKKRIGVFVCHCGVNIAKMVDVERVAKELEDYPGVVFSTDYIYMCSDPGQQLIVDKAVEEKLDSVIIACCSPTLHEVTFQKAAERAGVGPFQVEIANIREQVSWVHTDREEATEKAVRIVKSAVEKVRDNEDLAPIEVDVTRRTMVIGAGISGIQTALDIADQGYEVLLVEKEPSIGGHMIQLSETFPTLDCSQCIMTPKMVEVSRHPNIKLMTYHEVESISGYVGNFTVKIKKKPRYVDEVACTMCGDCEEVCPEVVPDEFNMGLSHRKAIYLPFPQAIPGTYTLDIDSCLGLWPIRCSACKDVCEVNAIDFDQKEEIIEEKVGAIAVCTGYDLYTMKALGEFGGEKYEDVINGLEFERILSASGPTGGKVLRPSDGKVPKNIVFIQCCGSRDPENHKPYCSKICCMYTAKHAMLYKHHVPDGQATVFYIDVRTGGKRFEEFYHRTVEEEEALYLRGKVSKVYKEGDKIIIHGVDTLTGKKVEMEADMVVVAMAMEKKEGSGELLRKLNISADADGWLAEAHPKLKPVESINAGFYLAGCAHGPKDIPDTVAQSSAAAAKVGSLFAKEKLQHDPAIVSVKEELCSGCGICVNVCPYDARELDEERGVVTVREVLCEGCGACAAACPSGAAPKRNRTDRQIFSMMSAILRK
- a CDS encoding 4Fe-4S dicluster domain-containing protein; this encodes MSKDSAPKNKSKKQSEPIHDMVPIFLMGKKYDVPATLTIQKAFEYAGYQLVRGCGCRGGICGACGTVYRFPDSYRIEVGLACQTVVEPNMYIAQIPFFPANRAQYDLEKLEPTGSTVTALYPEIYKCVGCGTCTRSCPMDIDVMEYISRAIRGDIAGAAELSFDCVMCGLCAARCPAEEAQYNIAILTRRLYGRYIVPGARHLKDAVENIKKKKFEKGLGKLKKMNVDKLKEVYNERETEPQFGPEDWEPENKDYLVTK